The genomic interval GAGGAGCTCGGGCTTCTTGTAGGCGGGGTGGCGCAGCTGGTCGCGGCGTTCGCGAACTTCCAGGGCGTCGTCGAGGATGCGGTACATCGTGCGAGGCGAGCAGAGGTAGGTGCCCTGGTCCAGAAGCGTTGCCCAGACCTCTGCGGGCGCCTTGTCGACGAAGGCCTCGCAGTGGAGGGTGTCCAGGACGACCTGGCGCTCGGCGGCGCTGAGTGCGCGATCGGGAGTGGGGCGCTCCCTGGCCGGCGGCTGCGGTTGCAGGCCGCGGTAGTACGAGGCTCGGGCCAGGCCCAGCGCATCGCAGGCACGGGCCGTCCCGACGGCCAGGGAGAGATCGCTGACGGCGGGCATCAGTCGTTGCCTTCGGTCTTCGGGGCGCTCAGCGGCACGCCCAGGAGCAGCGAGACTTTTTTTTGGACGTCGATGATGATCTCGGCCGTGCGCAGGCGCTCCTCGAGCCGCCGTTTGTCGCGCTCGAGCTCTGCAACGCGTACGGCCATGGCGTCGACGACCTTCTGTTTTCGTCCGCGTTTCCTTGGGGTCAGCCCGGCGATCGTGGCCTGTTCGCGCTGCCGCCGCCATTCCGTCAGGTGGGAGGAGAACAGGCCCTCGCGCCGGAGCAAGACACCCACGGTGCCGGACGCCGAGCACGCGTCGGCCTCTTCGAGGATCCGCTTCTTGTACTCGGCGGTGAATGTCCGGCGCCTCGGGCGATCCGTCGGGACCTCGGGGTCGGGAGGCGGTGCGGCGGGACTCGCGGGCAGGGGGGGCGGCGCGGCCGTCGTGGGGGCCGAGCTACGCTCCGGCTCCCTCCGGTCGCCTACGCTCCGCTCGGCCCCCACGACGGGGTCGGGCACGGCCCTGGGGAGGTGTCTCTGTACCTTGCTCATTCATCATCTCTCCCCGCCCTCGTTCTACAGTAATTACCAGGGGGGTCGGTGTCTCACGCACGTTGGCACAGAGGGCCCGCGGGCACGGGAGGGCCAACGTTTCAAATGGGCGTCTCCGGTCCAGAGACGCTATACCTTGGCGGAAGTGTCGGGACTGTCAGTGCGCTGCGCCTAACCCAAGTGAATCTAAGCAATCCCGCCTATGTCGAGCGTTACTACTACGCCAGGCCTTGGGGAATGGTATTTTACGAGTTGGTCGACGACGGCGTCGTGACCTACTCTGAGACACTGAACACGCTCTGGCCTAATCAGCCGGTGCTTTTACTGCCATGCAACAAGCCCTAATAGGGGAACGCCTTCCTGCACCAATGGATGAGGACCTCCGAACCCACCCCAAAGGGACACCGTACGTGCGTGTCCTTTCGCTGAACTCCCTCTGAAGTGCGGCCGGGATAGAATCCGATAAAGGCACCATGCAACAACGCTTTCTCGCCGAAATCCGCACGCTCCATGCTTGGTTCAATCGGACGCGAAGAGGCTTAGGCGAGGGACTGGATGCCTGAAGGCCGGAGAGCGACGAATAGTGAGCCTTCGACCGCCGGTGCGGTAGGCAAACACTCTTCTGAACGCTTCCGGCGGTCACAATGGAAATGGTATGCGTGACTGTCGAAGCGCCGGAAGCCCCTTGGATCTTGACGGCAGATTCACGAATCGCTGGATGGCCGCCTTCCTCCTGGCAGCGTGCGCCTTTTGCGTTTCCACACTGACACTTTCGATGATCCGGGGACAGTCCTCCGCCCTGATCGTGGGCGACGGCGCACAGTACTATGCCTGGACACGGTCGACTATTCTCGACGGGGACGTGGACTTCCGCAATGACTACAGCTTGTTGTATCCACCGGATCCCCTTCCTCCCGAGGTTGACCAGCTAACCCCCGCCGGGCTGATCGTAAACAAGTACCCGTCGGGATGGCGCTCTTGGAAACGCCCGGCCTACTACTGGGCCACGGAATAGCTCTCGTCGTTGGCGCCTGGCCCACCAACGGCGCATCCGCACCGTACCAGCTATCAGTCACGCTATCGCTTGCCGTGTTCTACCTATACAGCATCTACCTTCTCTATCTTGCCGCCCGCCGCTTCGGCGCACCTGCCCCGGCGGCGGGTTTGTTCTGTTCGGCTATGCTTGTCGCTACGAACCTCTGGCACTATGTTGTCAAGGAACCGGCAATGGCACATGGGGCGGGACTGGCGCTCTGCTGTGTTGTGCTCTTCCTCCTGAGCGGGTGGCCGTCGCGCTGGGAGGAGATTGGAAGCGGGTCTCTCATTCTGGTCGGCGTTTCCGCTGGGATGCTGTTTCTCGTGCGCAACACGAACATGGTTCTTGCTCCGATACTCGCCACTCTAGTCTTTCGAGGACGTTCCGTCGCCCCCGTCCTGTGTTCCTAATGACCGCGTCCGCGCTCGTCGTGGCTAGCCTTCAACCACTGGCGCTGTACTCTCTCTGGGGGAACCACGGCTCCTACCGTATCCAGCAGAGTCTTTCGCAGGCGGGTGGAGCGGCGTTCTGGGAACCCCTCGTTCCCGACCGTCACGGGCTTTTCGTGTATCACCCGTGGTACGTAGTTCTTCTCGGCCTCTGCCTTGCAGCGCTCTTCGATAGCTCTCTCCGCGCCCTCGCAGCTGGGTCTGTCGCGTCCTTTGTTCTTCTTGTGTTAGTGAACGGCAGTTGGTGGTGCTGGTGGTTTGGAGATTCATTTGGAAACCGTGCGTTCATTGAATCGCTCCCGTGCCTTACCCTTATCAGCGCCCTTCGCTTTCCACGCTTGGCGCTGCGGCGCGCCTCCGTTCAAGCGCTCCGGGTTGTACTCGTGGGAACCATTCTCTTGAATGCGCTTCTATGGGTTGGTTACCTCTTCCGCCGATTTCCTCCAGAGGGTCTCCACACGAAGGCAGAGGCCTACTTCTGGCTTCTGCGTTCAAATGTATCGGACTAGACCGGACTAGACCGGGGAAAAGCACCAGGTAGCGTGGCATCCGTTGACACATAGCCTAACCCGGCGTCCAGCGGACTCGCTGCGCTCGCCGCTGACGCCCACGGTTAGGAGGCTTCCGTGACAGTCCCAATGTCCGAAGAGATCACTGTTCACGCCACCACAGGAACCGTGGAGGTCAAGGGCGCCGATTTCGACTCCCTGCTTCGAATCGGCAGCACGCTAGTGGCGTATCAGTGGCGGGACTTGGAGGGCAGCGTTGCGCAGTACCTCATCCAGCGCGCATCTGCAGAACCCCTGCTGGACGTTCTCGCCTTTCGGCACTCTGTCGAGACGTGGCCGACATCCGGGACGTCGTTGTCCGGTCATTTCTCGCAAGTAGTGTCTCTCCTGGCGCCTGGACGCTACCGATTGGCGGTGAGCGACGCATGGCAGGACGTCGAGTATGTCGCCCTTGATCCGACTGACTGTGGCGAACGGGCTTTCAAACACTTCTACGCAGGATGCGGCGCCCTAGTCGCCACGCAGTCGTCAACGACGATTCGCGCGAGCCTAGTCCGCGACTACGTGAACCAGATCGAGGCCGGCCATCGGCCCCTCGTGATCACGATCGCGGCGTTTGAGGGGTGGTCGGAGTTCATACTTGATGGCCACCACAAAGTCCTGGCGTACCTGCAACTGAGGCTTCCCATTCCGCGGCTCTCAATCGTTCGCCTGGGCGCCCCGGTCCTGAGAACGGAAGCCCTGTCGGCGGTGCCCCTGTTCCATCCACTGCGTTGTCACCTCGAAGAGAACAAGGACGTCCCCGAATCGTGAAGCCCTATCCCGCTGGCAGCGCGCCTCCTAAGAGCCCGTGGCATAAGCCCGTTTTCGAATCCACAGGCCTGAGCTGGCTTGGTTGAACTCGACGGGTCGCTCCTGGGCGCTGCAGAAGCGGCGGCCGGCCAGCGGGCGCGAGTAGGACGCGAGTCGCGCGTGGAGGAGACGACAGATGAAAAG from Holophagales bacterium carries:
- a CDS encoding transposase, translated to MLEEADACSASGTVGVLLRREGLFSSHLTEWRRQREQATIAGLTPRKRGRKQKVVDAMAVRVAELERDKRRLEERLRTAEIIIDVQKKVSLLLGVPLSAPKTEGND